A region of the Pseudomonadota bacterium genome:
CGATCATCAAGACCTCGTTTATATCACGCCTAAGCCAAACAATTTTTCAGTTTACCATATGATAACCTGCATGAGGTGCGGGCACAATGCGTTGCCGGACAAGGCCGCGCCCTCTTGATGCGAGGGTTATGTGGTTAATTTTATTTACTTTTCAAAAAATTCTAATGTCCGTTCTACAAATACCAAAAACAATCCACAAAAAGTGAGAAAGCCAAAGATTGAGTTTCCTGGTGCTTCATTCGGCGAATTTGCTGTCCACGTTTGAATCGACCAATCAAGGTGTTTCAGTCTTTTTTTCTCAAAAAGATACGATTCGGCCAAATACATTCCTGTCCACGAGGCGCTCAATTTTCACCTCAACGATCCGATTGATCGAATTGTGCGGTGCCTCAAAATAAACAGGAACATAATTTTCTGTAAAGCCTTTCATTAAACGAAATTTATTTTTTTCCGATTCCGCAAGCACCTTGAACACTTTTCCAAGCTGTTTCCCGTAAAAGGCGGTGCGTTTTTTATGATCCAGCTCCCGTAGCCGGGCGACCCGTTCTTCCTTGATGTTTTTGGGAATCTGGTCCTGCATACTGGCAGCCAGGGTGCCGGGGCGCTTGGAGTAAGGAAAAACATGCAGGTAGGCAACGGGTAAATTCTCAAGCAGCCGAACGGTGTTTCCAAAGGCTTCATCGCTTTCGCCGGGAAATCCAACCAGCACATCCACACCGATAGATATTTCCGGCACCAACTGTTGACATTTCTCAATAATCTTTCTGAAATCATCAGACGCGTAACGCCGGTTCATCTTTTTTAATATACCATCATCGCCGCTTTGCAGAGGAACATGAAGATGTGGCATAAATCGTTGCGAATCTTTCATCACTTGTAACATTTCCGTAGAAATTTCTGTGGGCTCGAGAGAACTCATCCGGTAGCGAAACCCGGTTTCCCCGGCTTCAAGGGCCTTGATCAAGTCAATGAGTTCCAGGGGAGGATCGAGATCCAGGCCGTAAAGCCCGGCATGGATACCGGTTAACACAACTTCCTGATAGCCTTCTTTGTCAAAAACATCGGCCTGGTCCAGTACCTGGTCAAGCTTCAGGCTGCGACTTCTGCCTCTGGCATAAGGAACAATGCAATACGAGCAGAAACGATTGCAGCCGTCCTGAATCTTAAGATACGCCCTTGTCCGCCCGGCAAAACGCTTCACCGGCAGGAAGGCTATTTCTTTCTTGACGCTGATATCGCCGGTGTACATCTCGAGATCGCAATAATCTGTTGCAAGGGCGATATCAACCAGCCGATGTTTGTTGCCGTTGCCGACGATGCAGATCGGCTGATCACCGATTTCCAGAATTTCGCTGGAGGCAATCTGGGCATAGCAGCCGGTAACAATGATTCGCGCCTTGGGATTTGTACGCAACGCCCGGCGGATTAAGTGTCTGGATTGCGCTCCTGCCTTGGAGGTAACCGCACAGGTGTTAATTATATAAATGTCCGCAGGCTCGGTAAACGGCACCACATCAACACCCTGTTCCTCCAGGGCGGAGACAAAAGAGGCGGTTTCAAACTGGTTCACCTTGCATCCAAGGGAGGTCAGGGCAACCGTGCGTTTCGGTTTTGTTTTTTTCTTTTCTTGCATCTAAAAAAAATACCTCTGTTATGCCTCCATGTTTCTTCTACCGGATCTCGGGCTTCTGGCAAATGCACTCCCAAAAGTACTAACCCTTTAAAAGGATCTCGCCACCGCCGATCAATTCTTCCCCATCATACAAAGC
Encoded here:
- the mtaB gene encoding tRNA (N(6)-L-threonylcarbamoyladenosine(37)-C(2))-methylthiotransferase MtaB, which encodes MQEKKKTKPKRTVALTSLGCKVNQFETASFVSALEEQGVDVVPFTEPADIYIINTCAVTSKAGAQSRHLIRRALRTNPKARIIVTGCYAQIASSEILEIGDQPICIVGNGNKHRLVDIALATDYCDLEMYTGDISVKKEIAFLPVKRFAGRTRAYLKIQDGCNRFCSYCIVPYARGRSRSLKLDQVLDQADVFDKEGYQEVVLTGIHAGLYGLDLDPPLELIDLIKALEAGETGFRYRMSSLEPTEISTEMLQVMKDSQRFMPHLHVPLQSGDDGILKKMNRRYASDDFRKIIEKCQQLVPEISIGVDVLVGFPGESDEAFGNTVRLLENLPVAYLHVFPYSKRPGTLAASMQDQIPKNIKEERVARLRELDHKKRTAFYGKQLGKVFKVLAESEKNKFRLMKGFTENYVPVYFEAPHNSINRIVEVKIERLVDRNVFGRIVSF